In the Deinococcus ficus genome, one interval contains:
- a CDS encoding LysM peptidoglycan-binding domain-containing protein, whose translation MFRRLTLILLLMANVAGPARAALGPPAAATLTVKPGDTLSGVAKRTGLSVARLKTLNNLKSDVIRVGQVLRLGGAPAKAPASAGAGMQGWYTVKRGDTLGAIAGRAGVTVGALQLANRLTGTVIRPGQKLRVPARGTRGAAPLPPGTEVRTVYRYVRMALKDTPEALAARHRLSVDALRRLNALGSRSHIVPGKKLLVPSRVPVPVPPAPRREAVTYRKARALNIPVDIVQVDLRHRDVLVAPVLPGRGFQYGAAATVSELARRSGAMAVINGSYFHPQSYAPAGDIVMQGRLLTWGRIPMALAITPDNRATIRATTTPVLARPLDATWAGMETVIATGPRILAGGQVTTRYSTAFRDPALFGRAARSAIGLSSNRDLILVSTRSRLTTTEMGKVMRRLGVKDALLLDGGSSTGLAWKGRAVQDSVRRVSYGIGVFASYTGRRYQR comes from the coding sequence ATGTTCCGCCGTCTCACCCTGATCCTGCTCCTGATGGCGAACGTGGCCGGCCCCGCCCGGGCCGCCCTGGGCCCACCGGCGGCCGCCACCCTCACCGTGAAACCCGGCGACACCCTCAGCGGTGTCGCCAAACGCACTGGCCTCAGCGTGGCCCGGCTCAAGACCCTGAACAACCTGAAGAGCGACGTGATCCGCGTGGGTCAGGTCCTGCGCCTCGGCGGCGCTCCCGCAAAAGCCCCCGCCTCCGCCGGAGCGGGCATGCAGGGCTGGTACACCGTGAAACGCGGCGACACCCTCGGCGCCATCGCCGGGCGCGCCGGCGTGACCGTGGGCGCCCTGCAACTCGCCAACCGCCTCACCGGCACGGTGATTCGCCCCGGGCAGAAACTGCGCGTCCCGGCCCGCGGCACCCGCGGCGCCGCGCCCCTCCCGCCCGGCACCGAGGTCCGCACCGTGTACCGCTACGTGCGCATGGCCCTCAAGGACACCCCCGAAGCGCTCGCCGCCCGCCACCGCCTCAGCGTGGACGCCCTGCGGCGCCTGAACGCCCTGGGCAGCCGGTCGCACATCGTGCCCGGCAAGAAACTGCTCGTGCCCTCGCGCGTGCCCGTGCCGGTCCCGCCGGCCCCCCGCCGCGAGGCGGTCACGTACCGCAAGGCCCGCGCCCTGAACATCCCCGTCGACATCGTGCAGGTGGACCTCAGGCACCGCGACGTGCTGGTCGCCCCGGTCCTGCCCGGCCGGGGCTTCCAGTACGGCGCCGCGGCGACCGTCTCCGAACTCGCCCGGCGCAGCGGCGCCATGGCCGTCATCAACGGCAGTTACTTCCACCCGCAGAGCTACGCCCCGGCCGGCGACATCGTCATGCAGGGCCGGCTGCTCACCTGGGGCCGCATCCCCATGGCCCTGGCCATCACCCCCGACAACCGCGCCACCATCCGCGCCACCACCACCCCCGTCCTCGCCCGGCCGCTGGACGCCACCTGGGCCGGCATGGAAACCGTGATCGCCACCGGCCCCCGCATCCTGGCCGGCGGGCAGGTGACCACCCGCTACAGCACCGCCTTCCGTGACCCCGCGCTGTTCGGCCGGGCGGCCCGCAGCGCCATCGGCCTGAGCAGCAACCGCGACCTGATCCTGGTCAGCACCCGGTCGCGCCTCACCACCACCGAGATGGGCAAGGTCATGCGCCGCCTCGGCGTGAAAGACGCCCTGCTGCTCGACGGCGGCAGCAGCACCGGCCTCGCCTGGAAGGGCCGCGCCGTGCAGGACAGCGTTCGGCGCGTCAGTTACGGCATCGGCGTGTTCGCCTCCTACACCGGGCGCCGCTACCAGCGTTAA
- a CDS encoding NUDIX hydrolase, protein MTRQTRTLPLKRAAHVYLVRDGKLLLVEERMDDGSIFYGLPGGKAQPGETLADAAARQVQEETGLQVSDLTFVSLLEGELLTGTKNECYAMFARFTATAQGEIAPTDPEVVGVKWVPFDQVEGLVRYGPPPECEERNPLIWLPTRDYLAGEARTYYPI, encoded by the coding sequence ATGACCCGCCAGACCCGCACCCTGCCCCTGAAACGCGCCGCGCACGTGTACCTCGTCCGGGACGGGAAGCTCCTGCTGGTCGAGGAACGCATGGACGACGGCAGCATCTTCTACGGCCTGCCCGGCGGCAAGGCCCAGCCCGGCGAGACCCTCGCCGACGCCGCCGCCCGGCAGGTGCAGGAGGAAACCGGCTTGCAGGTGTCCGACCTGACCTTCGTGAGCCTGCTCGAAGGCGAACTGCTGACCGGCACGAAAAACGAGTGCTACGCCATGTTCGCCCGCTTCACCGCCACCGCACAGGGCGAGATCGCCCCCACCGACCCCGAGGTCGTGGGCGTGAAATGGGTGCCGTTCGACCAGGTGGAAGGCCTGGTCCGCTACGGCCCCCCGCCCGAATGCGAGGAACGCAACCCCCTGATCTGGCTGCCCACCCGCGATTACCTTGCCGGCGAGGCCCGCACCTACTACCCGATCTGA
- a CDS encoding response regulator produces MTSTDPTPDAHTPDPARTVRVLLVDDHAVVRQGLKLFLGLDPDIEVIGEAANGEEAVTQAQALHPDVVVMDLMMPVMDGITATRTLRRLLPDTEVIALTSTLEEHKVNGAIEAGAISYMLKDASSDTLADAIHAAARGEVRLHPEAARRLVRDFRGPDMRETLTPKETIVLQLIARGHSNRDIAAEQGVSEATVKTHVSRLLGKLGLDSRTQAALYALRHGLASLDDTAR; encoded by the coding sequence ATGACCTCAACTGACCCTACCCCTGATGCCCACACCCCCGATCCGGCCCGCACCGTACGCGTGCTGCTGGTGGACGACCACGCCGTCGTCCGCCAGGGCCTGAAACTCTTCCTGGGCCTGGACCCGGACATCGAGGTGATCGGCGAGGCCGCCAACGGCGAGGAGGCCGTCACGCAGGCGCAGGCGCTGCACCCGGACGTGGTCGTGATGGACCTGATGATGCCCGTGATGGACGGCATCACCGCCACCCGCACGCTGCGCCGCCTGCTGCCCGACACCGAGGTGATCGCCCTGACCAGCACCCTGGAAGAACACAAGGTGAACGGCGCGATCGAGGCCGGCGCCATCAGCTACATGCTGAAAGACGCCTCGTCGGACACGCTGGCCGACGCGATTCATGCCGCGGCGCGCGGCGAGGTGCGGCTGCACCCGGAAGCGGCGCGGCGGCTGGTGCGGGACTTCCGCGGGCCGGACATGCGCGAGACCCTGACGCCCAAGGAGACGATCGTGCTGCAACTGATCGCCCGGGGGCACAGCAACCGCGACATCGCCGCGGAGCAGGGCGTGAGCGAGGCGACCGTGAAGACGCACGTGAGCCGCCTGCTGGGCAAACTGGGCCTGGACAGCCGCACGCAGGCCGCCCTGTATGCCCTGCGGCACGGCCTGGCGAGCCTGGACGACACGGCCCGCTGA
- a CDS encoding BON domain-containing protein: MWPFGKSTADRVKEALDAQPRLQGLGLQVQERGGNVTVTGMVPNSRYNNLVRVVAEGINGVKSVDVSGLVAQEAAAPTPASPTAQSVPATPQTMETPQVSMADPQAQNDEILQEIEDSSRVAKAVHQAIRNNGELADDPIDVLQSGKSVILRGVVDNDHELRLAEKIARGVEGVAGVDVSGLKVAAGAKELAKEKDQDSGDTVYTVKAGDSLSAIAQKYYGDAMEYKKIAHYNNISNPDLIQPGQKIKIPG; encoded by the coding sequence ATGTGGCCATTTGGAAAGAGCACCGCTGACCGAGTCAAGGAAGCCCTCGACGCCCAGCCCCGCCTGCAAGGCCTCGGCCTGCAGGTGCAGGAACGCGGCGGCAACGTCACCGTGACCGGCATGGTTCCCAACAGCCGGTACAACAACCTCGTGCGCGTGGTCGCTGAGGGCATCAACGGCGTCAAGAGCGTGGACGTGAGCGGCCTCGTCGCCCAGGAGGCGGCTGCGCCCACCCCGGCCAGCCCCACCGCCCAGTCCGTGCCCGCCACCCCGCAGACCATGGAAACCCCGCAGGTCAGCATGGCCGACCCGCAGGCGCAGAACGACGAGATCCTCCAGGAAATCGAGGACTCCAGCCGCGTCGCCAAGGCCGTGCACCAGGCCATCCGCAACAACGGTGAACTGGCCGACGACCCCATCGACGTGCTGCAGAGCGGCAAGAGCGTGATCCTGCGCGGCGTCGTGGACAACGACCACGAACTCCGCCTTGCCGAGAAGATCGCCCGCGGCGTGGAGGGTGTGGCCGGCGTGGACGTCAGCGGCCTGAAGGTCGCCGCCGGCGCCAAGGAACTCGCGAAGGAGAAAGACCAGGACAGTGGCGACACCGTGTACACCGTCAAGGCCGGCGACAGCCTGAGCGCCATCGCGCAGAAGTACTACGGCGACGCCATGGAATACAAGAAAATCGCCCACTACAACAACATCAGCAACCCCGACCTGATCCAGCCCGGCCAGAAGATCAAGATCCCCGGCTGA
- a CDS encoding ribosome-binding factor A: MKPEQVQAQLTRVLSEAISELRDPRVPMIVTVDRIQVTPDYTLARVYVSAITGDMDGLLEALSHARGHLQRVVAAQVKMRRTPTLEFRDAADNRL; encoded by the coding sequence GTGAAACCCGAACAGGTGCAGGCCCAGCTCACCCGCGTGCTCAGCGAGGCCATCAGCGAACTCCGCGACCCCCGCGTGCCCATGATCGTCACCGTGGACCGCATCCAGGTCACCCCCGACTACACCCTGGCCCGCGTGTACGTCAGCGCCATCACCGGCGACATGGACGGCCTCCTCGAAGCCCTCAGCCACGCCCGCGGCCACCTGCAGCGCGTGGTGGCCGCCCAGGTCAAGATGCGCCGCACCCCCACCCTCGAATTCCGGGACGCGGCCGACAACCGCCTGTGA
- a CDS encoding tripartite tricarboxylate transporter permease: protein MDALNSLMAGFGTAMTPMNLLYSLIGVTLGTLVGVLPGIGPALTVALLLPVTAQLEPVSAFIMFAGIYYGGMFGGSTTSILLNTPGESASIITALEGNKMARRGRAAAALATAAIGSFIAGTIGTVLLTFFAPAIADVAVQIPPSAKFAMILLAFVTISATFGNSPLRGLISLFFGLAIGLVGTDLQSGQARFTLGRPELLDGIEFITVVIGLFAIGETLYVASRYRKTQDVIKLQGGASMKPEDWRRSWKPWLRGTVLGFPFGALPAGGAEIPTFLSYTLEKKLSKHPEEFGKGAIEGVAGPEAANNASAAGVLVPLLTLGLPTSATAAILLAAFQQYGLQPGPLLFVTSSDLVWGLIASLYIGNVMLLLLNLPLAPVWARLLLIPRPYLYAAILVFSTVGVYSLNNSVFDLVLLALFGVIGYGMRRFDFPVTPAIIGVVLGPTAESFFRTALQQSNGDFSIFVRQPLTAFILFVVLLALIVPMVLKRRPPPEPYDVA from the coding sequence ATGGACGCCCTGAACTCCCTGATGGCGGGCTTCGGGACGGCCATGACGCCCATGAACCTGCTGTACTCCCTGATCGGCGTGACGCTGGGCACCCTGGTGGGCGTGCTGCCCGGCATCGGGCCGGCGCTCACGGTGGCGCTGCTGCTGCCGGTCACCGCGCAGCTGGAACCGGTGAGTGCGTTCATCATGTTCGCCGGGATCTACTACGGTGGAATGTTCGGCGGCAGCACCACCAGCATCCTGCTGAACACTCCGGGCGAGTCCGCCAGCATCATCACGGCGCTGGAAGGCAACAAGATGGCCCGGCGCGGGCGCGCCGCCGCGGCCCTGGCGACCGCGGCCATCGGGTCATTCATCGCGGGGACCATCGGCACGGTGCTGCTGACCTTCTTCGCGCCGGCCATCGCGGACGTCGCCGTGCAGATTCCGCCCAGCGCGAAGTTCGCGATGATCCTGCTGGCCTTCGTGACCATCAGCGCCACCTTCGGCAACAGCCCCCTGCGCGGCCTGATCAGCCTGTTCTTCGGCCTGGCGATCGGGCTGGTCGGCACGGACCTGCAGAGCGGACAGGCGCGCTTCACGCTGGGCCGCCCGGAACTGCTGGACGGCATCGAGTTCATCACGGTCGTGATCGGCCTGTTCGCCATCGGGGAGACGCTGTACGTCGCGTCCCGGTACCGCAAGACGCAGGACGTCATCAAGCTGCAGGGGGGTGCCAGCATGAAACCCGAGGACTGGCGCCGCAGCTGGAAGCCCTGGCTGCGCGGCACCGTGCTGGGCTTCCCGTTCGGCGCGCTGCCCGCCGGTGGCGCCGAGATTCCCACCTTCCTGAGCTACACCCTGGAGAAGAAGCTCAGCAAGCATCCTGAGGAGTTCGGCAAGGGCGCCATCGAGGGCGTGGCCGGGCCGGAAGCGGCGAACAACGCCTCGGCCGCCGGGGTGCTGGTGCCGCTGCTCACGCTGGGCCTGCCCACCAGCGCCACCGCCGCGATCCTGCTGGCCGCCTTCCAGCAGTACGGCCTGCAGCCCGGGCCGCTGCTGTTCGTGACCAGCAGCGACCTCGTGTGGGGCCTGATCGCTTCGCTGTACATCGGCAACGTCATGCTGCTGCTGCTGAACCTGCCGCTGGCTCCTGTGTGGGCGCGCCTGCTGCTGATTCCCCGCCCGTACCTGTACGCCGCGATCCTGGTGTTCAGCACGGTCGGCGTGTACAGCCTGAACAACAGCGTGTTCGACCTGGTGCTGCTCGCCCTGTTCGGTGTGATCGGCTACGGCATGCGCCGCTTCGACTTCCCGGTCACGCCCGCGATCATCGGCGTGGTGCTGGGGCCGACCGCCGAGTCGTTCTTCCGCACCGCCCTGCAGCAGAGCAACGGGGACTTCAGCATCTTCGTGCGCCAGCCGCTGACGGCGTTCATCCTGTTCGTGGTGCTGCTCGCGCTGATCGTGCCGATGGTGCTCAAGCGCCGCCCGCCGCCCGAACCCTACGACGTGGCGTGA
- a CDS encoding DUF4097 family beta strand repeat-containing protein: protein MTRRLTRRPASRPVGPALRRMLLGLGLAGAGLLLIWEDRTLVPRPGLGSVTTPVRVPLDGPLPLDMARTAAVRVSGDRANLTLGPLAQTDGDVLRGQGTHRERNPLHVQTGRTGGDVRATLTMNVQALDRDQGIGVGPEPFQHDIALKVTPRIPLTLSTITSGGTQALDLSTLRLRSLNVRSNTGPLDVTLPARPSGPLTLSSLTGDIRVTAARASAPEVLTVTNRTGDLTLNLRSAAMGGLSVNTTSGEVRLTLPARTGRGSVQTAMSDMTVTATPGTTGRLDLRTVTGDVTVRVPARLRVRVRFPERETITLPAGADEGQEPQLDLFVDCPARNFTLETLPDSSPPTGASP, encoded by the coding sequence GTGACGCGCCGGCTGACGCGCCGCCCGGCGTCCCGCCCGGTGGGTCCGGCGCTGCGCCGGATGCTGCTGGGTCTGGGACTGGCAGGCGCGGGCCTGCTGCTGATCTGGGAGGACCGCACGCTGGTGCCCCGCCCGGGCCTGGGCAGCGTGACCACACCCGTGCGCGTGCCGCTGGACGGGCCGCTGCCGCTGGACATGGCCCGTACGGCCGCCGTGCGGGTGTCCGGGGACCGCGCGAACCTGACGCTGGGCCCGCTGGCGCAGACGGACGGCGACGTCCTGCGCGGGCAGGGCACGCACCGGGAACGCAACCCGCTGCACGTGCAGACCGGCCGCACCGGCGGGGACGTGCGCGCCACCCTCACCATGAACGTGCAGGCCCTGGACCGTGACCAGGGCATCGGCGTGGGCCCCGAGCCCTTCCAGCACGACATCGCCTTGAAGGTCACGCCGCGCATTCCCCTGACGCTCTCGACCATCACGAGCGGCGGCACGCAGGCGCTGGACCTGAGCACCCTGCGGCTGCGGTCCCTGAACGTCCGCTCGAACACCGGGCCGCTGGACGTGACGCTGCCCGCCCGGCCGTCCGGGCCGCTCACGCTGAGCAGCCTCACCGGGGACATCCGCGTCACGGCCGCCCGGGCGTCCGCGCCGGAGGTCCTGACGGTCACGAACCGCACCGGGGACCTCACCCTGAACCTCCGCAGCGCCGCGATGGGCGGACTCAGCGTAAACACCACCAGCGGCGAGGTGCGCCTCACGCTGCCGGCCCGCACCGGCCGCGGCAGCGTGCAGACCGCCATGAGCGACATGACCGTGACCGCCACGCCCGGCACCACGGGCCGGCTGGACCTGCGCACCGTGACCGGCGACGTGACCGTGCGCGTCCCAGCTCGCCTGCGGGTGCGGGTGCGCTTCCCGGAACGCGAGACGATCACCCTGCCCGCCGGCGCGGACGAGGGCCAGGAACCGCAACTGGACCTGTTCGTGGACTGCCCCGCCCGCAACTTCACCCTGGAGACCCTCCCGGACTCCAGCCCCCCGACAGGAGCTTCCCCATGA
- a CDS encoding biotin--[acetyl-CoA-carboxylase] ligase — MPDRLLNVLTDQPQTGDQLGARLGVNRVTVNTLARKLLDDGVPVTTTRQGYALAPGTPAATLVHPGGVIGQALRYQGTVQSTQDALRAWADDPAAPAPHGATLVAERQLSGRGRRGRVWSSSGGTLVFSVLLQSAPDGHPLTLPELGLMPLTAGVALHEAASAGQGGACGLKWPNDLLTPDGRKLAGILLEADLRGEEARRAVLGIGVNVSEAPEGAAHLNEFRPGLTRAAFLKAALDALDRWLAQPREAVLDAWKAASLTLGRDVQVQTARGLLSGRAEDLDAQGNLLLRARDGDLHTISAGDVQLVGRL, encoded by the coding sequence GTGCCCGACCGCCTCCTGAACGTCCTGACCGACCAGCCGCAGACCGGCGACCAGCTCGGCGCCCGGCTGGGCGTGAACCGCGTCACCGTGAACACCCTGGCCCGCAAACTGCTCGACGACGGCGTTCCCGTCACCACCACCCGCCAGGGCTACGCGCTGGCCCCCGGCACGCCCGCCGCCACGCTGGTCCACCCGGGCGGCGTGATCGGCCAGGCCCTGCGCTACCAGGGCACCGTGCAGAGCACCCAGGACGCCCTGCGCGCCTGGGCCGACGACCCCGCCGCCCCCGCCCCGCACGGCGCCACTCTGGTCGCCGAACGGCAACTCAGCGGCCGCGGCCGCCGGGGCCGGGTCTGGAGCAGCAGCGGCGGCACGCTGGTGTTCAGCGTGCTGCTGCAAAGCGCCCCGGACGGCCACCCCCTGACCCTGCCCGAGCTGGGCCTGATGCCGCTGACCGCCGGCGTCGCCCTGCACGAGGCCGCCAGCGCCGGGCAGGGCGGCGCGTGCGGCCTGAAATGGCCGAACGACCTGCTCACCCCGGACGGCCGTAAACTCGCCGGCATCCTGCTGGAAGCCGACCTGCGCGGCGAGGAGGCCCGCCGGGCCGTGCTGGGCATCGGCGTGAACGTCAGCGAGGCCCCGGAGGGTGCGGCGCACCTGAACGAATTCCGCCCCGGGCTGACCCGCGCCGCGTTCCTGAAAGCGGCGCTGGACGCGCTGGACCGCTGGCTGGCGCAGCCCCGGGAAGCGGTGCTGGACGCCTGGAAGGCCGCCAGCCTGACCCTGGGCCGCGACGTGCAGGTCCAGACCGCCCGCGGGCTGCTCAGCGGCCGCGCCGAGGACCTGGACGCCCAGGGCAACCTGCTGCTGCGCGCCCGGGACGGCGACCTGCACACCATCAGCGCCGGGGACGTGCAGCTCGTCGGCCGACTGTAA
- a CDS encoding acyl-CoA thioesterase: MTPVQHASTLTVRYAETDMMGVVHHATYPVWFEVGRTELMEQLGLPYTEVEARGYYLMLSGLNVEYRRAARYGDTLTLTTRLAQLRSRTMTFQYELHRGTELLATGETRHIATDRQYRPARLPQDVLHLFSAAAGGPDATLPDA; this comes from the coding sequence GTGACCCCCGTGCAGCACGCCTCCACCCTCACGGTCCGCTACGCCGAGACCGACATGATGGGCGTCGTGCACCACGCCACGTACCCCGTGTGGTTCGAGGTGGGCCGCACCGAACTGATGGAGCAGCTCGGCCTGCCCTACACCGAGGTCGAGGCCCGCGGGTACTACCTGATGCTCTCCGGCCTGAACGTCGAGTACCGCCGCGCCGCCCGCTACGGCGACACCCTGACCCTCACCACCCGCCTCGCGCAGCTGCGCAGCCGCACCATGACCTTCCAGTACGAGCTGCACCGCGGCACGGAACTCCTCGCCACCGGCGAAACCCGGCACATCGCCACCGACCGCCAGTACCGCCCCGCCCGGCTGCCCCAGGACGTCCTGCACCTGTTCAGCGCCGCGGCGGGCGGGCCGGACGCTACACTGCCGGACGCATGA
- a CDS encoding sensor histidine kinase — protein MRAEFGGQDGVGAARPERGGVMADLLDARTYRAALYVLLAFPVGVVCFGVLLCGVLLGVVTLPLVVGAGFLLASLWLVRGLADLQRWMAALVGVRFEPRLPRAYSGVLPWLRAVLADGETYRALLFHVIQLPLSLACWVALLNLLALAAAGLGAPLWVNAPGLAFVWQEYTVQLHEWSVLGMMLLGLGSLLLTGGLLNLLGRVWARLVVALLAPDLGAEAAQREVVALRRAAGRVALGDDLPGTLADLTAQALAASTAHGIALVGGDGGALAQAGLLDPALTGPVERPPVSGEADVRLAASGRTLVTLPVTLPPTAAREDGGTLRAVYAAGTRPAEQELAFLLSIADHAGTALHASQLIQRAGERAGEQERARLARELHDSVAQALYGITLGAKTARATLDRDPAKARASLEYTISLAEGGVSEMKALLFSLRPDALEEGGLIAALSQHAHAMEARHGLKVHADMPAEPHLTPDGQAAAYRVTQEALHNVVKHARATQVWLGVRQDAGRVTVTVRDDGRGFDPHAQGRGTLGQRSMRERAEGAGGTLDVQSAPGEGTIVTLRLPTAPGGVPDRAAEPVAGHRESA, from the coding sequence ATGAGGGCGGAGTTCGGCGGGCAGGACGGTGTGGGCGCCGCCCGGCCGGAGCGGGGCGGGGTGATGGCGGACCTGCTGGACGCCCGCACGTACCGCGCCGCGCTGTACGTGCTGCTGGCCTTCCCGGTGGGCGTGGTGTGTTTCGGGGTGCTGCTGTGCGGGGTGCTGCTGGGCGTGGTGACGCTGCCGCTGGTGGTCGGGGCAGGGTTCTTGCTGGCGTCGCTGTGGCTGGTGCGGGGGCTGGCGGACCTGCAGCGCTGGATGGCGGCGCTGGTGGGCGTGCGCTTCGAGCCGCGGCTGCCGCGGGCGTACAGTGGGGTGCTGCCGTGGTTGCGCGCCGTGCTGGCCGACGGGGAGACGTACCGGGCGCTGCTGTTTCATGTGATTCAGCTGCCGCTGTCGCTGGCGTGCTGGGTGGCGCTGCTGAACCTGCTGGCTCTGGCGGCCGCGGGGCTGGGGGCGCCGCTGTGGGTGAACGCGCCGGGCCTGGCGTTCGTGTGGCAGGAGTACACCGTGCAGCTGCACGAGTGGAGCGTGCTGGGGATGATGCTGCTGGGCCTGGGCAGCCTGCTGCTCACGGGCGGGCTGCTGAACCTGCTGGGGCGGGTGTGGGCGCGCCTGGTGGTGGCGCTGCTGGCGCCGGACCTGGGCGCGGAGGCCGCGCAGCGGGAGGTCGTGGCGCTGCGCCGCGCGGCGGGCCGGGTGGCGCTGGGGGACGACCTGCCCGGCACGCTGGCGGACCTGACGGCGCAGGCGCTGGCGGCCAGCACCGCGCACGGCATCGCCCTGGTGGGTGGGGACGGCGGGGCGCTGGCGCAGGCGGGCCTCCTCGATCCGGCACTGACCGGCCCGGTGGAGCGCCCGCCGGTGTCCGGGGAGGCGGATGTCCGGCTGGCCGCCAGCGGCCGCACGCTGGTGACGCTGCCGGTCACGCTGCCGCCCACGGCCGCGCGGGAGGACGGCGGCACCCTGCGCGCGGTGTACGCGGCCGGCACGCGGCCGGCTGAGCAGGAACTCGCCTTCCTGCTCAGCATCGCCGACCATGCGGGGACGGCGCTGCACGCCTCGCAGCTGATCCAGCGGGCCGGGGAGCGCGCCGGGGAGCAGGAACGCGCCCGGCTGGCCCGTGAGCTGCACGACAGCGTGGCGCAGGCGCTGTACGGCATCACCCTGGGCGCCAAGACGGCGCGCGCCACCCTGGACCGCGATCCGGCCAAGGCGCGGGCCAGTCTGGAGTACACCATCAGCCTCGCGGAGGGCGGCGTGTCCGAGATGAAGGCCCTGCTGTTCAGCCTGCGGCCGGACGCGCTGGAGGAAGGCGGGCTGATCGCGGCGCTGAGCCAGCACGCGCACGCCATGGAGGCCCGGCATGGCCTGAAGGTGCACGCGGACATGCCGGCCGAACCGCACCTCACACCGGACGGGCAGGCGGCGGCGTACCGCGTGACGCAGGAGGCGCTTCACAACGTGGTGAAGCACGCCCGCGCCACGCAGGTGTGGCTGGGGGTACGCCAGGACGCCGGGCGGGTCACGGTGACCGTGCGGGACGACGGGCGCGGTTTCGACCCGCACGCGCAGGGGCGGGGCACGCTGGGCCAGCGCAGCATGCGGGAACGGGCCGAGGGCGCGGGCGGCACCCTGGACGTGCAGAGCGCGCCGGGCGAGGGCACCATCGTGACCCTGCGGCTGCCCACCGCCCCGGGCGGGGTGCCGGACCGCGCGGCCGAGCCCGTGGCCGGGCACCGGGAGTCCGCGTGA
- a CDS encoding Fur family transcriptional regulator — protein sequence MTMVRQTKQRAAVLDVLRDARTHPDAAWIHAQVRELLPSVSLGTVYRTLDALVRDGVVLTIERAGQATRYDFRHQGQDHHHAVCRACGAIFDVPATPVPELPAGALPPGFTVTDVRLEFLGVCPACRPESQA from the coding sequence ATGACGATGGTCCGGCAGACGAAACAACGTGCGGCGGTGCTGGACGTCCTGCGGGACGCGCGCACGCACCCGGACGCCGCGTGGATTCACGCGCAGGTCCGCGAACTGCTGCCCAGCGTGAGCTTGGGAACCGTGTACCGCACCCTGGACGCCCTGGTGCGCGACGGCGTGGTGCTCACCATCGAGCGGGCCGGGCAGGCCACCCGCTACGACTTCCGGCACCAGGGGCAGGACCACCACCACGCCGTGTGCCGCGCGTGCGGCGCGATCTTCGACGTGCCGGCCACGCCGGTGCCGGAACTGCCGGCCGGCGCGCTGCCGCCCGGATTCACGGTGACCGACGTGCGGCTGGAATTCCTGGGCGTGTGCCCGGCCTGCCGGCCCGAAAGTCAGGCCTGA
- a CDS encoding tripartite tricarboxylate transporter TctB family protein, with product MTDRSSPPPPSLAGRRPVSLPDLLLALGVTLAGVVLLLGTLKIPFGINAVVGPRVFPLIVSVGLTVLGAVMTFGALRGDRAEPAAEEDTDPDAPISHLNPAVILGGFLLGAAALQPLGFVIGTAIMYLSVTFAFGERHYPRMVGVALLLSLLTYLLFTRGLGLTLPAGLLKGVL from the coding sequence ATGACCGACCGTTCCTCTCCCCCACCGCCTTCCCTGGCGGGCCGCCGCCCGGTGAGCCTGCCGGACCTGCTGCTGGCCCTGGGCGTGACCCTGGCGGGCGTGGTCCTGCTGCTGGGCACCCTGAAGATTCCCTTCGGGATCAATGCGGTGGTCGGGCCGCGGGTGTTTCCGCTGATCGTGAGCGTGGGCCTGACCGTGCTGGGCGCGGTGATGACCTTCGGCGCGCTGCGCGGTGACCGGGCCGAACCGGCCGCCGAGGAGGACACCGACCCGGACGCCCCGATCAGCCACCTGAACCCGGCGGTGATCCTGGGCGGGTTCCTGCTGGGCGCCGCGGCGCTGCAACCCCTGGGCTTCGTGATCGGCACGGCCATCATGTACCTGAGCGTGACCTTCGCGTTCGGGGAGCGCCACTACCCGCGCATGGTGGGGGTGGCGCTGCTGCTGTCGCTGCTCACCTACCTGCTGTTCACCCGCGGCCTGGGCCTGACCCTCCCGGCGGGCCTGCTCAAGGGGGTGCTGTGA